A portion of the Citrobacter rodentium NBRC 105723 = DSM 16636 genome contains these proteins:
- a CDS encoding serine dehydratase subunit alpha family protein codes for MFETTENPLWQRFILAVQEEVKPALGCTEPISLALAAAVAAAELNGAVERIDAWVSPNLMKNGLGVTVPGTGMVGLPIAAALGALGGNGDAGLEVLKDASAQAISDAKAMLKAGKVSVMLQQPCDEILFSRAKVYSRDGWACVTIVGGHTNIVRIETHTGVKYVKEARADGEAQASPLDVLTETSLQEILTFVNAVPFDDIRFILDAARLNGALSREGLRGNWGLHIGATLEKQCTRGLLANDLSTAILIRTSAASDARMGGATLPAMSNSGSGNQGITATVPVMVVAEHFGADEEKLARALMLSHLSAIYIHHQLPRLSALCAATTAAMGAAAGMAWLVDGRYSTISMAIGSMIGDVSGMICDGASNSCAMKVSTSASAAWKAVLMALDDTAVTGNEGIVAHDVEQSIANLCSLASHAMQQTDRQIIEIMARKAH; via the coding sequence ATGTTTGAGACTACAGAAAATCCGTTGTGGCAGCGTTTTATCCTCGCAGTGCAGGAGGAGGTGAAGCCAGCGCTGGGCTGTACGGAACCCATCTCTCTGGCGCTGGCGGCAGCGGTGGCCGCCGCTGAGCTGAACGGCGCGGTAGAGCGTATTGACGCCTGGGTCTCGCCAAACCTGATGAAAAACGGTCTGGGCGTGACGGTACCCGGCACCGGCATGGTGGGGCTGCCTATCGCCGCGGCGCTCGGCGCGCTGGGCGGCAACGGCGACGCCGGACTGGAGGTGCTGAAAGACGCTTCCGCCCAGGCCATCAGCGACGCGAAAGCGATGCTGAAAGCCGGGAAGGTGTCGGTGATGTTGCAGCAGCCGTGCGATGAGATCCTCTTTTCCCGGGCGAAGGTCTATAGCCGCGACGGCTGGGCCTGCGTGACGATTGTCGGCGGGCATACCAACATCGTGCGCATTGAAACCCATACCGGCGTGAAGTATGTGAAGGAAGCGCGCGCAGACGGCGAAGCGCAGGCGTCGCCGCTGGATGTGCTGACGGAAACCTCTCTGCAAGAGATTCTGACGTTTGTTAACGCCGTACCGTTTGACGACATCCGCTTCATTCTCGATGCCGCCCGGCTCAACGGCGCGCTGTCGCGGGAAGGGCTGCGGGGAAACTGGGGGCTGCATATCGGCGCGACGCTGGAAAAACAGTGCACGCGCGGGCTGCTGGCTAACGATCTCTCCACGGCGATCCTGATCCGCACCAGCGCGGCGTCCGACGCCCGCATGGGCGGGGCGACGCTGCCTGCCATGAGTAACTCCGGTTCCGGCAACCAGGGCATTACCGCCACGGTGCCGGTGATGGTGGTGGCGGAGCATTTTGGCGCAGATGAAGAGAAGCTGGCGCGCGCGCTGATGCTCTCCCATCTGAGCGCTATCTATATCCACCATCAGCTTCCGCGGTTGTCGGCGCTGTGCGCGGCGACCACCGCGGCGATGGGGGCTGCGGCGGGAATGGCGTGGCTGGTGGACGGGCGTTACAGCACCATCTCAATGGCGATCGGCAGTATGATCGGCGACGTCAGCGGCATGATTTGCGACGGCGCGTCAAACAGCTGCGCGATGAAAGTTTCAACCAGCGCATCGGCGGCGTGGAAAGCGGTGCTTATGGCGCTGGATGACACGGCGGTCACCGGTAACGAAGGAATTGTGGCGCACGATGTGGAACAGTCTATTGCTAACCTGTGCTCGCTGGCCAGTCATGCGATGCAGCAAACGGACAGGCAGATCATTGAGATTATGGCCCGTAAAGCGCACTAA
- the yhaJ gene encoding DNA-binding transcriptional regulator YhaJ gives MAKERALTLEALRVMDAIDRRGSFAAAADELGRVPSALSYTMQKLEEELDVVLFDRSGHRTKFTNVGRMLLERGRVLLEAADKLTTDAEALARGWETHLTIVTEALVPTPAFFPLIDKLAAKASTQLSVVTEVLAGAWERLEQGKADIVIAPDMHFRSSSEINSRKLYTLMNVYVAAPDHPIHQEPEPLSEVTRVKYRGVAVADTARERPVLTVQLLDKQPRLTVSTIEDKRQALLAGLGVATMPYPLVEQDIAEGRLRVVSPESTSEIDIIMAWRRDSMGEAKAWCLREIPKLFHGK, from the coding sequence ATGGCCAAAGAGAGGGCATTAACGCTGGAGGCGTTACGCGTGATGGACGCTATCGACCGTCGCGGCAGCTTTGCGGCGGCGGCGGACGAGCTGGGGCGCGTACCATCCGCGCTCAGTTACACCATGCAGAAGCTGGAAGAGGAGCTGGATGTGGTTTTGTTTGACCGCTCCGGGCACCGAACGAAGTTCACCAACGTCGGCCGTATGCTGCTGGAAAGAGGGCGCGTTCTGCTGGAGGCGGCGGACAAGCTGACCACCGATGCCGAAGCGCTGGCCCGCGGCTGGGAAACGCATCTGACCATCGTGACGGAAGCGCTGGTGCCGACGCCCGCCTTTTTCCCGCTTATCGACAAGCTGGCCGCCAAAGCCAGTACGCAGCTTTCCGTTGTCACCGAAGTGCTGGCCGGTGCCTGGGAGCGACTGGAGCAGGGGAAAGCCGACATTGTTATCGCGCCGGATATGCACTTCCGCTCATCGTCCGAAATTAACTCGCGCAAACTGTACACTCTGATGAACGTCTACGTGGCGGCGCCGGATCACCCGATCCATCAGGAACCGGAGCCGCTGTCTGAAGTGACGCGGGTAAAATACCGCGGCGTGGCGGTGGCGGATACCGCCCGCGAGCGCCCGGTGTTAACGGTACAACTGCTGGATAAACAACCGCGTCTGACCGTCAGCACCATTGAGGATAAGCGCCAGGCGCTGCTGGCGGGGTTAGGGGTGGCGACAATGCCGTATCCGCTGGTGGAGCAGGATATTGCCGAAGGGCGTTTGCGGGTGGTCAGCCCGGAATCCACCAGCGAGATTGATATTATTATGGCCTGGCGGCGTGACAGTATGGGCGAAGCGAAAGCCTGGTGCCTGCGTGAAATTCCGAAGCTCTTTCACGGAAAATAA
- a CDS encoding IS66-like element ISCro1 family transposase, which yields MDTSLAHENARLRALLQTQQDTIRQMAEYNRLLSQRVAAYASEINRLKALVAKLQRMQFGKSSEKLRAKTERQIQDAQERISALQEEMAETLGEQYDPALPSALRQSSARKPLPASLPRETRVIRPEEECCPACGGELSSLGCDVSEQLELISSAFKVIETQRPKLACCRCDHIVQAPVPSKPIARSYAGAGLLAHVVTGKYADHLPLYRQSEIYRRQGVELSRATLGRWTGAVAELLEPLYDVLRQYVLMPGKVHADDIPVPVQEPGSGKTRTARLWVYVRDDRNAGSQMPPAVWFAYSPDRKGIHPQNHLSGYSGVLQADAYGGYRALYESGRITEAACMAHARRKIHDVHARAPTDITTEALQRIGELYAIEAEVRGCSAEQRLAARKARAASLMQSLYDWIQTQMKTLSRHSDTAKAFAYLLKQWDSLNVYCSNGWVEIDNNIAENALRGVAVGRKNWLFAGSDSGGEHAAVLYSLIGTCRLNNVEPEKWLRYVIEHIQDWPANRVRDLLPWKVDLSSQ from the coding sequence ATGGACACCTCACTTGCTCATGAGAACGCCCGCCTGCGGGCACTGTTGCAGACGCAACAGGACACCATCCGCCAGATGGCCGAATACAACCGCCTGCTCTCACAGCGGGTGGCGGCTTATGCTTCCGAAATCAACCGGCTGAAGGCGCTGGTTGCGAAACTGCAACGTATGCAGTTCGGTAAAAGCTCAGAAAAACTTCGCGCAAAAACCGAACGGCAGATACAGGATGCACAGGAGAGAATCAGCGCACTTCAGGAAGAAATGGCTGAAACGCTGGGTGAGCAATATGACCCGGCACTGCCATCCGCCCTGCGCCAGTCTTCAGCCCGTAAACCGTTACCGGCCTCACTTCCCCGTGAAACCCGGGTTATCCGGCCGGAAGAGGAATGCTGTCCTGCCTGTGGTGGTGAACTCAGTTCTCTGGGATGTGATGTGTCAGAGCAACTGGAGCTTATCAGCAGCGCCTTTAAGGTTATCGAAACACAACGTCCGAAACTGGCCTGTTGCCGGTGCGACCATATCGTGCAGGCACCAGTACCTTCAAAACCCATTGCACGCAGTTATGCCGGAGCGGGGCTTCTGGCCCATGTTGTCACCGGGAAATATGCAGACCATCTGCCGTTATACCGCCAGTCAGAAATATACCGTCGTCAGGGAGTGGAGCTGAGCCGTGCCACACTGGGGCGCTGGACAGGTGCTGTTGCTGAACTGCTGGAGCCGCTGTATGACGTCCTGCGCCAGTATGTGCTGATGCCCGGTAAAGTCCATGCTGATGATATCCCCGTCCCGGTCCAGGAGCCGGGCAGCGGTAAAACCCGGACAGCCCGGCTGTGGGTCTACGTCCGTGATGACCGTAACGCCGGTTCACAGATGCCCCCGGCGGTCTGGTTCGCGTACAGCCCGGACCGGAAAGGCATACATCCACAGAATCACCTGTCCGGTTACAGCGGAGTGCTTCAGGCCGATGCTTACGGTGGCTACCGGGCGTTATACGAATCCGGCAGAATAACGGAAGCCGCGTGTATGGCCCATGCCCGGAGAAAAATCCACGATGTGCATGCAAGAGCGCCAACCGATATCACCACGGAAGCCCTGCAGCGTATCGGTGAACTGTATGCCATCGAAGCAGAAGTCCGGGGATGTTCAGCAGAACAGCGTCTGGCGGCAAGAAAAGCCAGAGCTGCGTCACTGATGCAGTCACTGTATGACTGGATACAGACTCAGATGAAAACACTGTCGCGTCACTCGGATACGGCAAAAGCGTTCGCATACCTGCTGAAACAGTGGGATAGCCTGAACGTGTACTGCAGTAATGGCTGGGTGGAAATCGACAACAACATCGCAGAGAACGCCTTAAGGGGAGTGGCCGTAGGCCGGAAAAACTGGCTGTTCGCGGGTTCTGACAGCGGTGGCGAACATGCGGCGGTGTTGTACTCGCTGATCGGCACATGCCGTCTGAACAATGTGGAGCCAGAAAAATGGCTGCGTTACGTCATTGAGCATATCCAGGACTGGCCGGCAAATCGGGTACGCGATCTGTTGCCCTGGAAAGTTGATCTGAGCTCTCAGTAA
- the tnpA gene encoding IS66-like element accessory protein TnpA, with amino-acid sequence MSIIFSGHYRMEYRTWITEALRLHFEEHLPRVVAGRRLGVPKSTVCSMFVRFRRAGLSWPLPAGMSEQELDACLYGQFSTVPVVRPESTVISETPVVKKRPRRPNFPYEFKIALVEQSLQPGACVAQIARENGINDNLLFNWRHQYRKGGLLPSGKNMPALLPVTLTPEPDNKIPAPAQEPEQINTPSDSLCCELVLPAGTLRLKGKLTPALLQTLIREIKGSSH; translated from the coding sequence ATGTCCATCATTTTTAGTGGACACTATCGTATGGAATACCGGACCTGGATTACTGAAGCTTTACGCCTTCACTTCGAAGAACATTTACCTCGGGTTGTGGCCGGACGTCGCCTGGGTGTACCAAAATCAACAGTTTGTAGTATGTTCGTGCGCTTTCGGAGAGCTGGCCTTTCGTGGCCTTTGCCCGCAGGCATGTCGGAGCAGGAACTTGATGCCTGCCTTTACGGACAATTTTCCACGGTACCAGTCGTACGTCCTGAAAGCACCGTTATATCCGAAACCCCCGTGGTAAAAAAACGTCCCCGGCGGCCCAACTTCCCTTATGAGTTTAAAATCGCCTTAGTGGAGCAGTCACTGCAGCCCGGAGCCTGTGTGGCGCAGATCGCCCGGGAAAACGGAATCAACGATAACCTGCTCTTCAACTGGCGCCATCAATACCGGAAAGGTGGCCTGCTGCCTTCCGGAAAAAATATGCCGGCACTGCTTCCCGTGACGTTAACGCCGGAGCCGGATAATAAAATCCCGGCCCCCGCACAGGAACCAGAGCAGATAAATACACCGTCCGACAGTCTGTGTTGTGAGCTGGTTCTGCCGGCCGGAACTCTCAGGCTTAAAGGTAAACTGACGCCGGCGTTATTACAGACACTTATCCGCGAAATAAAAGGGAGCAGCCACTGA
- a CDS encoding DUF4765 family protein, whose translation MPPIVYNTLHAPTSLSKTEDIKSWDTEKYLKTLSKFNNDNIFNDQISKITEKQYDFDKTATNENYYNLNLYDIYFQPCSNIIEENITRILQFQYSNSPTFRRLVNYHTDNLPNYDINKCQIYITNTFAYNKKEDSVSELFIALDEKGNFIVPKTESLEEISPEKILLNFFLKHISNPDILGYDDIDTYTNIIFKELSPQAIAHTSKSFQHASVRDKYKLYDCENSTKQIDNIEQVISKGSTLQKEFFDSYIKNKELDPIPSQKKGIQFKKIALNGLLLTSGLFQTLNNNQHSGNSNSLDKINVRHSRSLPEEHSAPAETKSSSIVKGINEFILKKAASLYNLLTNLELELQLENYIRGYHELLAFSQTGIWTRNGRDAARNYIVEIMKQHFYKFEIEYNSGRVVFFQDFIEKHREYEYNIYETFARDIIVHPLPFDLDYAPPEKGGIIRSEPANHYMQTVRQKFSHSAPLHFDNLYGKESIFLSVALHDLKSNKKLSKRDFEHLFKIAQLVIHHLSKDGGDKILCSSYGVKYHRLILNEIVTRCKHHQRHINESIIEKISLAIITNNDLSNQIKSKILKLNSQKNYCNPWLMILATEKQLSWAEAHYKAQKHIESHIQDCELLGLMDTNKMVRDAITGFIHQINEITESSWMSSEEQHAKKILALEMFKTKISTLNGGQGFVYGFNKVIQEGLGGLIELSFDIDDEWHHRALSSLSPASRNGLHLLGTIWNIVMSAVPGFNALAGTSSILNHAVVEKSTDVCSYIQDAIRIGMEAVPVAESKFTKKSSNSKYIGLRFVEEKINKNLINEPLQRGSSYRVIESIENTDFIYQKITKKILELMTTENNELYSATGFNNENYGYYKRSGDGFYRKQHSFQPLSKETPNKITYNNRELELIKESNSEIYCGTFTDNGKNSIVKFYKSSDGSFYQAEGLKGGGLIRHTDKPYSELKEGDIGYDEELLDITDDSPELEETLPAISEDLYPSEEENVQNIYSKFKSGDIEAGMTEVTLCRGTIASQAENIVSYSTAGGAEIANPNVNPVSEDIAKLQIKSGRIEPEYTTDISVADRFSRGHHLVIVKVRVKYLTRGSISESGWIIPQNAPIEPVGLIDRTYGQPENIQQANAS comes from the coding sequence ATGCCGCCTATAGTGTATAATACTTTGCATGCACCAACATCCTTATCAAAAACTGAAGATATTAAATCCTGGGATACAGAAAAATACCTAAAAACATTATCAAAATTCAATAATGACAATATTTTTAACGATCAGATTTCTAAAATAACAGAGAAACAATACGATTTTGACAAAACAGCCACAAATGAAAATTACTACAATTTAAATCTGTATGACATTTATTTTCAACCATGCAGTAACATTATAGAAGAAAACATAACAAGAATATTACAGTTTCAATACTCAAATAGCCCAACATTCAGACGCCTGGTAAACTACCATACTGACAATTTACCAAACTACGATATAAATAAATGCCAAATATACATTACCAATACTTTTGCATACAATAAAAAAGAAGATAGTGTAAGTGAACTATTCATTGCACTTGATGAAAAGGGAAATTTTATTGTCCCTAAAACAGAATCATTAGAAGAAATATCACCAGAAAAAATATTGTTGAATTTCTTTTTGAAACATATCAGCAACCCAGACATCCTTGGTTATGATGATATTGACACATATACCAATATAATTTTTAAGGAATTATCCCCCCAGGCAATAGCTCACACTTCAAAATCATTTCAACATGCTTCTGTGAGAGATAAATACAAACTATACGATTGCGAAAATTCGACTAAACAAATAGATAATATTGAACAAGTCATATCAAAGGGAAGCACCCTTCAGAAAGAGTTTTTTGATAGTTATATAAAAAATAAAGAACTTGATCCCATTCCCTCGCAAAAAAAAGGAATTCAGTTTAAAAAAATCGCACTTAATGGATTATTGCTTACCTCAGGCTTATTTCAAACATTAAATAATAACCAACATAGCGGTAATTCGAATTCATTAGATAAAATAAATGTCAGGCATTCAAGGTCTCTTCCTGAAGAACATTCTGCACCTGCTGAAACCAAAAGCAGTTCCATTGTAAAAGGAATCAATGAGTTTATATTAAAAAAAGCAGCCTCTCTTTACAACTTGCTGACTAACTTAGAGCTAGAACTGCAACTAGAAAATTACATAAGAGGGTATCATGAATTACTTGCATTTTCTCAAACAGGGATTTGGACTCGTAATGGCAGAGATGCTGCAAGAAATTACATAGTTGAAATAATGAAACAACACTTTTACAAATTTGAAATAGAATATAATAGCGGAAGAGTTGTTTTTTTCCAGGATTTCATAGAAAAACACCGAGAGTATGAGTACAATATATATGAAACGTTTGCGCGAGATATAATCGTGCACCCGCTACCATTTGATTTAGACTATGCTCCTCCTGAAAAAGGTGGGATCATAAGGTCAGAACCAGCAAATCATTATATGCAAACTGTGAGACAGAAGTTTTCACATAGTGCACCACTACATTTTGATAATCTATACGGTAAAGAATCTATATTCTTATCAGTGGCATTACATGATCTAAAATCAAATAAAAAACTAAGCAAAAGAGATTTTGAACATCTATTTAAAATCGCTCAATTAGTAATCCATCACTTATCAAAAGATGGCGGTGATAAAATCCTGTGCTCCTCTTATGGAGTTAAGTATCATCGTCTTATATTAAATGAGATTGTAACACGGTGCAAACATCACCAGAGACATATTAATGAAAGTATAATAGAAAAAATATCACTAGCAATAATTACTAATAATGACCTTTCGAATCAAATAAAATCAAAAATATTAAAATTAAACTCACAAAAAAACTACTGCAACCCATGGTTAATGATATTAGCAACAGAAAAACAGCTCTCATGGGCGGAGGCTCACTATAAAGCACAAAAGCATATTGAAAGTCATATTCAGGATTGTGAATTATTAGGTTTAATGGATACAAACAAAATGGTCAGAGATGCCATTACTGGATTTATCCATCAGATTAATGAAATAACAGAATCCAGTTGGATGTCATCAGAAGAACAACATGCAAAAAAAATTCTGGCTCTCGAGATGTTCAAAACAAAGATATCAACCCTGAATGGAGGTCAGGGATTTGTCTATGGTTTTAACAAAGTTATTCAGGAAGGGCTTGGAGGACTAATCGAGTTAAGTTTTGACATTGACGATGAGTGGCATCATCGAGCATTATCGTCACTTAGTCCTGCATCAAGAAATGGACTTCATTTATTAGGTACTATCTGGAATATAGTAATGAGTGCGGTCCCTGGATTTAACGCCTTAGCAGGAACTAGCAGTATACTAAACCACGCTGTTGTTGAAAAATCTACGGATGTATGTAGCTACATACAAGATGCAATACGTATTGGTATGGAAGCAGTTCCGGTAGCCGAGTCGAAATTCACAAAAAAATCGTCAAATAGCAAATACATAGGTCTTCGTTTTGTTGAGGAAAAAATTAATAAAAATTTAATTAATGAACCTCTGCAACGCGGCTCATCTTATAGAGTAATAGAGTCAATAGAAAATACTGATTTTATTTATCAAAAAATCACTAAAAAAATTTTAGAATTAATGACCACAGAAAATAATGAGCTGTATAGTGCTACGGGGTTTAACAATGAAAACTATGGATACTACAAACGATCTGGTGATGGTTTTTATAGAAAACAGCACTCATTCCAGCCTTTATCGAAAGAGACACCAAACAAAATAACATACAATAATAGAGAATTAGAATTAATAAAAGAATCAAACTCAGAAATTTACTGTGGAACATTTACCGACAACGGAAAAAATTCAATTGTAAAGTTTTATAAAAGTTCCGATGGTAGCTTTTATCAAGCAGAAGGATTAAAAGGAGGAGGGCTTATCCGGCATACGGATAAGCCATACTCAGAGTTGAAAGAAGGTGATATAGGATATGATGAGGAACTTCTGGATATTACTGATGATTCACCTGAGTTAGAGGAAACTTTGCCTGCAATATCAGAAGATTTATACCCTAGCGAAGAAGAGAATGTACAAAACATTTACAGTAAATTTAAAAGTGGTGATATTGAGGCGGGAATGACAGAGGTGACATTATGCCGAGGAACTATTGCCTCTCAGGCTGAAAACATTGTTTCTTATAGTACCGCTGGAGGAGCCGAAATTGCAAACCCAAATGTAAATCCGGTTTCTGAAGATATTGCAAAATTGCAAATAAAAAGTGGAAGAATTGAACCTGAATATACAACAGATATTAGTGTTGCCGACCGATTTAGCCGTGGACATCACTTAGTTATTGTCAAAGTAAGGGTGAAATATCTTACAAGAGGCAGTATAAGCGAAAGTGGTTGGATTATTCCCCAAAACGCTCCCATCGAGCCAGTTGGTTTAATTGACAGGACATATGGTCAACCTGAAAACATACAACAAGCAAATGCATCATAG
- a CDS encoding pirin family protein: MITTRTAKQCGQADYGWLQARYTFSFGHYFDPKLLGYASLRVLNQEVLAPGAAFQPRTYPKVDILNLILDGVAEYRDSEGNHVQAKAGEALLLATQPGISYSEHNVSKDKPLTRMQLWLDACPERENTLVQKMAQANAQQQLIASPDGENGSLQLRQQVWVHHIALALGESLSFQLNGPRAYLQSIHGTFHAVTHNEAREALSCGDGAFIRDEANITLVADSPLRALLIDLPV; encoded by the coding sequence ATGATTACTACCCGAACAGCCAAACAGTGCGGACAGGCAGACTATGGATGGTTGCAGGCTCGTTACACCTTCTCCTTTGGACACTACTTCGACCCCAAGCTGTTGGGCTATGCTTCGCTGCGCGTACTCAATCAGGAAGTGCTTGCGCCGGGCGCCGCCTTCCAGCCGCGCACCTACCCTAAAGTGGATATTTTAAACCTGATCCTGGACGGCGTTGCTGAATACCGCGACAGCGAGGGCAACCATGTCCAGGCAAAAGCGGGCGAAGCGCTGCTGCTTGCCACCCAGCCAGGGATTAGCTACAGCGAACATAACGTCAGCAAGGACAAACCGCTGACGCGGATGCAGCTGTGGCTTGACGCCTGCCCGGAGCGCGAAAACACGCTGGTCCAGAAGATGGCGCAGGCGAACGCGCAGCAACAGCTTATCGCCTCGCCGGACGGCGAAAACGGCAGCCTGCAATTACGCCAGCAGGTCTGGGTGCATCATATTGCGCTGGCGCTGGGGGAATCCCTGAGCTTTCAGCTGAACGGCCCCCGCGCCTACCTGCAATCCATTCACGGTACGTTTCACGCGGTGACCCACAACGAAGCGCGTGAGGCGCTGTCCTGCGGCGACGGCGCGTTTATTCGTGATGAAGCTAACATAACGCTCGTCGCCGATTCGCCGCTGCGCGCTTTGCTGATAGATTTGCCGGTGTAG
- a CDS encoding DUF805 domain-containing protein produces the protein MDWYLKVLKNYVGFRGRARRKEYWMFILVNIILTFVLGVLDRMLGWQRAGGEGVLTTIYGILIFLPWWAVQFRRLHDTDRSAWWLLLLLIPFIGWLVILIFNCQDGTSGSNRFGPDPKTLS, from the coding sequence ATGGATTGGTATTTAAAAGTTTTAAAGAATTATGTCGGGTTTCGCGGTCGCGCCCGTCGTAAAGAGTACTGGATGTTTATTCTGGTCAACATCATCCTGACGTTTGTGCTGGGGGTACTGGACAGAATGCTTGGCTGGCAGCGCGCCGGGGGAGAAGGCGTTCTGACGACCATTTATGGCATTCTTATCTTTCTGCCGTGGTGGGCGGTACAGTTCCGACGACTGCACGACACGGATCGTTCTGCCTGGTGGCTGTTACTGCTGTTGATTCCTTTTATCGGCTGGCTGGTCATTCTTATCTTTAACTGCCAGGACGGCACGTCGGGAAGTAACCGCTTCGGCCCGGATCCGAAAACACTCTCGTAA
- a CDS encoding DUF805 domain-containing protein, with protein sequence MNWYLDVLRQYSVFTGRARRKEYWMFVLINMIVSAIINVIQSVVGMDAPYISMLYSLAVLLPSIAVAVRRLHDTERSGWWLLLSLIPIIGTIVIIVFLCQHGTAGSNRFGADPKQGEIN encoded by the coding sequence ATGAACTGGTATTTAGATGTATTAAGACAATATTCTGTATTTACAGGGCGCGCACGCAGAAAAGAGTACTGGATGTTTGTGCTGATCAACATGATTGTCAGCGCGATTATAAATGTCATTCAGTCGGTGGTCGGTATGGACGCTCCCTATATTTCGATGCTTTACAGCCTGGCCGTCCTGCTACCCAGCATTGCCGTAGCGGTTCGTCGTCTGCATGATACCGAGCGTTCCGGCTGGTGGTTATTGCTGAGTCTGATTCCGATTATCGGGACCATAGTTATTATTGTGTTCCTGTGTCAGCACGGCACCGCCGGCAGCAACCGCTTCGGCGCTGACCCCAAACAGGGCGAAATAAATTAA
- the tnpB gene encoding IS66 family insertion sequence element accessory protein TnpB (TnpB, as the term is used for proteins encoded by IS66 family insertion elements, is considered an accessory protein, since TnpC, encoded by a neighboring gene, is a DDE family transposase.): MISLPAGSRIWLVAGITDMRNGFNGLASKVQNVLKDDPFSGHLFIFRGRRGDQIKVLWADSDGLCLFTKRLERGRFIWPVTRDGKVHLTPAQLSMLLEGINWKHPKRTERAGIRI, encoded by the coding sequence ATGATATCTCTCCCTGCAGGTTCGCGTATCTGGCTGGTTGCAGGTATCACCGATATGCGAAATGGCTTTAACGGCCTGGCATCAAAAGTTCAGAACGTCCTGAAGGATGACCCGTTCTCCGGACACCTGTTCATCTTCCGCGGACGCCGGGGTGACCAGATAAAAGTGTTGTGGGCTGACAGTGACGGACTGTGCCTCTTCACCAAACGCCTGGAGCGGGGCCGCTTCATCTGGCCAGTCACCCGTGACGGCAAGGTGCACCTTACTCCGGCTCAGTTATCCATGCTTCTTGAAGGTATCAACTGGAAGCACCCGAAACGAACGGAACGCGCTGGAATCCGCATATAA